One part of the Algibacter sp. L1A34 genome encodes these proteins:
- a CDS encoding COX15/CtaA family protein, whose amino-acid sequence MKKDNKAVIYWLLTGGFLIFIMVVIGGITRLTDSGLSISNYRLITGTIPPIGDLEWQEAFDLYKKHPEFNAYNNHFNIEDFKSIYFWEWLHRVIGRSIGMVFIIPFFYFLIRKQLTKSTIKKCLVLLSLGAFQGFLGWYMVKSGLIDMPDVSHYRLAAHLVTAFITFAATLWVALDLIYPNRKPANKPMRNLIFGSYVVIIIQIIYGAFIAGLKAGLLHNHWPLMNEGAFMHHTVYVLDPFYKNLIENPSGIQFVHRILAYIVVFLIFIIWKKSKKSTLTILQKQGINSLLILVLLQFLLGVLTLIYQVPLWLGVAHQVGAFFLLTSITFTLHRFTK is encoded by the coding sequence ATGAAAAAAGACAACAAAGCAGTAATTTATTGGTTATTAACAGGAGGCTTCCTTATTTTTATAATGGTTGTTATTGGCGGCATTACTAGGCTAACCGATTCTGGTTTATCAATTTCTAACTACCGATTAATCACTGGAACCATTCCGCCAATTGGAGATCTAGAATGGCAAGAAGCTTTCGATTTATACAAAAAACACCCCGAATTTAACGCGTATAACAATCATTTCAACATTGAAGATTTTAAAAGCATTTACTTTTGGGAATGGTTGCATCGCGTTATTGGTCGCTCGATTGGAATGGTTTTTATAATTCCGTTTTTCTATTTTTTAATACGCAAACAACTCACAAAAAGTACTATAAAAAAATGCTTAGTTTTATTAAGTCTTGGCGCTTTTCAAGGTTTTTTAGGTTGGTACATGGTTAAAAGTGGTTTAATAGATATGCCAGACGTTAGTCATTACAGACTTGCAGCCCATTTAGTTACCGCATTTATAACCTTTGCAGCAACGCTCTGGGTGGCTTTAGATCTCATTTACCCAAATAGAAAACCTGCTAATAAACCCATGCGAAATCTAATTTTTGGAAGCTATGTGGTTATTATTATTCAAATTATATATGGCGCGTTTATCGCAGGTTTAAAAGCAGGTTTACTACACAACCATTGGCCTTTAATGAATGAAGGAGCCTTTATGCATCATACTGTTTATGTTTTAGACCCCTTTTATAAAAACCTTATTGAAAACCCAAGCGGTATTCAATTTGTACATCGCATTTTAGCTTATATTGTCGTGTTTCTAATATTTATCATATGGAAAAAATCTAAAAAAAGCACTTTAACAATACTTCAAAAACAAGGTATTAATTCATTACTAATTTTAGTATTATTACAATTTTTATTGGGTGTCTTAACGTTAATTTATCAAGTTCCGTTATGGTTAGGTGTTGCACATCAAGTGGGTGCATTTTTCTTGCTAACAAGCATAACTTTTACATTACATCGTTTTACCAAATAG
- a CDS encoding IS1096 element passenger TnpR family protein, whose protein sequence is MIYRFRVILDNDKKDEDVFRDLEIQEDDTLEDLHNIITQSFGFDGSEMASFYRSDDQWNQGEEISLFDLSDDESARLMNETAINDVAFEMQTKLIYVYDFLSMWTFYVELAEIVEETEGFDYPNLMFVQGQVPDTAPDKVFEADKEDGFGEFDDELDIDDYEDLDFDEHWN, encoded by the coding sequence ATGATTTACAGATTTAGAGTAATTTTAGATAACGATAAAAAAGACGAAGATGTTTTTCGCGATTTAGAAATTCAAGAGGATGACACCCTAGAGGATTTACATAACATTATTACGCAATCTTTTGGTTTTGATGGTAGTGAAATGGCATCTTTTTACAGAAGCGATGACCAATGGAATCAAGGTGAAGAAATATCTCTTTTCGATTTAAGCGACGATGAATCTGCCCGTTTAATGAACGAAACAGCTATTAACGACGTTGCTTTCGAAATGCAAACGAAGCTTATTTATGTTTATGATTTTTTAAGCATGTGGACTTTTTATGTTGAATTAGCTGAAATTGTAGAAGAGACCGAAGGTTTCGATTACCCAAACTTAATGTTTGTGCAAGGGCAAGTTCCTGATACCGCTCCAGATAAAGTTTTTGAAGCTGATAAAGAAGACGGTTTTGGTGAATTTGATGATGAGTTAGATATTGATGATTATGAAGATCTAGACTTTGATGAACATTGGAATTAA
- a CDS encoding CCA tRNA nucleotidyltransferase yields MNYKEALTNPIFKIISQSAKELNLDSYVIGGFVRDFILKRGSAKDIDVVAIGDGIKLAKQVAKNLPNKPKVQVFKTYGTAMLRYEDIEIEFVGARKESYTEDSRNPSVENGTLQDDQNRRDFTINALALNLNDTSFGDLLDPFGGVDDLKKQIIRTPLNPDITYSDDPLRMMRAIRFATQLNFTIEEESLQSITKNSDRIKIITKERIVTELNKILESKTPSIGFLLLEKTKLLQYILPEITALKGIDEVEGQRHKDNFYHTLEVVDNIAKHTNNVWLRWAALLHDIGKAPTKRFSKKVGWTFHAHEFEGSKMVYHLFKRLKMPLNDKMKFVQKMVFMSSRPIVLAQEVTDSAVRRLVFDAGDYVEDLMTLCEADITTKNPKKFNKYHNNFKIVRDKIVEVEERDQVRNFQPPVSGEEIMKAFNMKPSREIGVIKDFIKEAILEGEIPNEYDAAYQLMLKKGKDLGLKN; encoded by the coding sequence ATGAATTATAAAGAAGCATTAACAAACCCAATTTTCAAAATCATCTCACAATCTGCCAAAGAATTAAATTTGGATAGTTACGTGATTGGTGGCTTTGTACGCGATTTTATTTTAAAACGTGGCTCCGCCAAAGATATCGATGTGGTTGCCATTGGAGATGGTATAAAACTAGCTAAACAGGTTGCTAAAAACTTACCAAACAAACCTAAAGTACAGGTGTTTAAAACATACGGAACAGCCATGCTTCGTTATGAAGATATTGAGATTGAATTTGTTGGAGCTCGTAAGGAATCATACACTGAAGACAGCAGAAATCCATCGGTTGAAAATGGTACTTTACAAGACGATCAAAATCGTCGTGATTTCACCATTAACGCCCTTGCTTTAAATTTAAACGACACCAGTTTTGGAGATTTATTAGATCCGTTTGGAGGTGTTGATGATTTGAAAAAACAAATAATCCGTACGCCTTTAAATCCAGACATTACTTACAGTGACGATCCTCTAAGGATGATGCGTGCTATTAGGTTTGCAACACAATTAAATTTTACTATTGAAGAAGAATCTCTTCAATCTATAACTAAAAACAGTGATAGAATAAAAATAATTACCAAAGAACGCATTGTTACCGAATTGAATAAAATTTTAGAAAGCAAAACACCATCTATTGGTTTTTTATTACTCGAAAAAACAAAATTATTACAATATATATTACCAGAAATAACTGCTCTAAAAGGGATTGATGAAGTTGAAGGACAACGCCATAAAGACAACTTTTATCATACTTTAGAAGTTGTAGATAATATAGCGAAACATACCAATAATGTTTGGTTACGTTGGGCTGCCCTTTTACACGATATAGGTAAAGCGCCAACCAAACGCTTTAGTAAAAAAGTGGGGTGGACTTTTCATGCCCATGAATTTGAGGGATCAAAAATGGTTTACCATTTATTTAAAAGGTTAAAAATGCCATTGAATGATAAAATGAAGTTTGTCCAGAAAATGGTGTTTATGAGCTCTCGCCCAATTGTGTTAGCACAAGAAGTTACAGATTCTGCTGTGCGCCGTTTGGTTTTTGATGCCGGAGATTATGTAGAAGATTTAATGACCCTTTGCGAAGCCGACATTACTACAAAAAACCCTAAAAAATTCAATAAATATCATAACAACTTTAAAATTGTTAGAGATAAAATTGTTGAAGTTGAAGAACGAGATCAAGTACGTAATTTTCAACCACCAGTTTCTGGTGAAGAAATTATGAAAGCTTTCAACATGAAACCATCCCGCGAAATTGGAGTTATAAAAGATTTTATAAAAGAAGCTATTCTTGAAGGTGAAATTCCTAATGAATACGATGCTGCTTATCAACTCATGCTAAAAAAAGGTAAAGATTTAGGTTTGAAAAACTAA